From a single Myxocyprinus asiaticus isolate MX2 ecotype Aquarium Trade chromosome 33, UBuf_Myxa_2, whole genome shotgun sequence genomic region:
- the LOC127423720 gene encoding myotubularin-related protein 3-like isoform X3, translated as MSSYRLHIKFKESVVNVPLQLIESVECRDMFQLYITCKDCKVVRCQFSSFEQCQEWLKRLSAVVRPPSQIEELFSFAFHAWCVDLYMGEKEQHGDLCRPGDHVVSRFHNEVERMGFDTQNAWRVTEINNKYKLCSSYPQLLLVPAWITDKELENVAAFRSWKRIPAVVYRHQSTGAVIARCGQPEVSWWGWRNADDEHLVQSIARACAVDSSSCKGVSNGSLSHEYTNGADLSDVDFDSSMTNSSEVESLAIQPRKLLILDARSYAAAVANRAKGGGCECPEYYPNCEVVFMGMANIHSIRKSFQSLRFLCTQMPDPANWLSALESTKWLQHLSLLLKASLLVVNAVDRDHRPVLVHCSDGWDRTPQIVALAKVMLDPYYRTIEGFQVLVETEWLDFGHKFADRCGHGENAEDLNERCPVFLQWLDCVHQLQRQFPCSFEFNEAFLVKLVQHTYSCLFGTFLCNSGKEREDRHIQERTCSVWSLLRAANRSFRNMLYSSHSEIVLHPVCHVRNLMLWTAVYLPSSSPTTPSDDSCAPYPAPGANSEDQPLDRRPKTRSFDNLPSACEVGNPLTSNRRSSDPSLNEKWQDHRRSLELKIGNGPDGAISPDPEERANVQTGVGLMGTLSNGCTEEGEELGDVRLPKIEGVDEAELSLTVGVAMGQMENILQEATKEESSPDNRRDAKTDLTNDTSAPNDESSKIAHSVEVESNIVSGNIEMRLTVSAHESKAENLRDRKVNGHCSEDGSSEESSALSQDTSGSQDSEELAMEALEKKTIQELNPSHNMLNLTSNGLRTLSNGYGVQKPPGQGQESTPFPETRSESLEQAEKRLSLLESSTETLTEDLGVRPKSSGHLIIPPPLKTLAESSCLKQGLKADPQGTPRTLNNTPKRPSLSAFPPSTDLLHPIFNGEPAEPEPTTPQWARTNGEQATLSRQVSLASCGSLTLHARGSCSHHRCLHLGFLGRPSFSPPEPPSSRSHLDDDGLTLHTDAVQQRLRQIEAGHQLEVEALKRQVQELWSRLESHQTTGMLRLNGDIRDEVTSITDSDFNLEPNSLSRCSTELFSEASWEQVDKQDTEVTRWYPDHLAAQCYGCERGFWLATRKHHCRGKEHMEEIWNCGNVFCASCCDQKIPVPSQQLFEPNRVCKSCFSSLQTPASALEIELDKPITASSN; from the exons ATGTCCAGTTACCGCCTGCACATCAAGTTCAAAGAGTCGGTTGTTAAT gttCCCCTGCAGCTAATTGAAAGTGTAGAATGTCGGGACATGTTCCAACTGTACATCACCTGCAAAGACTGCAAAGTCGTCAG GTGTCAGTTTTCCTCGTTTGAGCAGTGTCAGGAGTGGTTGAAAAGACTGAGTGCTGTGGTCCGTCCTCCATCTCAGATAGAGGAGCTCTTCTCCTTTGCCTTTCATGCATGGTGTGTGGACCTTTATATGGGAGAGAAGGAACAGCATGGAGATTTGTGCAGGCCAG GTGATCACGTGGTCTCACGTTTCCATAACGAGGTGGAGCGGATGGGCTTTGACACTCAGAACGCCTGGAGAGTCACTGAAATCAACAACAAGTACAA GCTGTGTTCTAGCTACCCTCAGCTGCTGCTGGTGCCAGCATGGATTACTGATAAGGAGCTGGAGAACGTTGCGGCCTTCCGTTCCTGGAAGAGGATTCCGGCAGTGGTTTACAG GCACCAGAGCACAGGGGCCGTGATCGCTCGCTGTGGTCAGCCTGAGGTCAGCTGGTGGGGCTGGAGGAATGCTGACGATGAGCACCTGGTGCAGTCCATTGCCAGAGCCTGTGCTGTGGACAGCAGCTCCTGTAAAGGCGTCTCCAACGGCTCCCTCTCCCATGAGTACACCAACGGAGCTGACCTCTCTGATGTCGACTTTG ACTCATCCATGACTAACAGCTCAGAGGTTGAGTCACTGGCCATCCAACCTCGTAAACTTCTGATTTTGGACGCCAGATCTTACGCTGCTGCCGTGGCCAACAGAGCCAAAGGAGGAGGCTGCGAATGCCCAG AGTACTACCCAAACTGTGAGGTAGTGTTCATGGGCATGGCCAACATCCATTCCATCCGCAAGAGTTTCCAGTCTCTACGCTTCCTCTGCACGCAGATGCCTGATCCAGCCAA CTGGCTGTCTGCTCTGGAGAGCACCAAGTGGCTGCAGCATCTGTCCCTGCTGCTGAAGGCATCTCTTCTCGTGGTGAACGCAGTGGATCGTGACCACAGGCCCGTCCTGGTACACTGCTCGGATGGCTGGGACCGCACCCCTCAGATAGTGGCACTGGCCAAAGTCATGCTTGACCCATACTATCGCACCATTGAG GGTTTTCAGGTGCTGGTTGAGACCGAATGGTTGGACTTCGGTCACAAGTTTGCAGACCGTTGTGGTCATGGAGAGAATGCGGAGGACTTGAATGAGCGCTGTCCTGTCTTCCTGCAGTGGTTAGACTGTGTGCACCAACTCCAAAGGCAGTTCCCATGCTCCTTTGAGTTCAACGAAGCCTTTCTG GTGAAGTTGGTACAGCACACTTATTCATGTCTGTTTGGAACGTTCCTGTGTAACAGTGGAAAGGAGAGAGAGGACAGACACATCCAAGAACGGACCTGTTCCGTTTGGTCTCTCCTCAGAGCTGCCAACCGCTCCTTCAGAAACATGCTCTACTCCTCACATTCAGAGATC GTGCTTCATCCTGTGTGTCATGTACGCAATCTGATGCTATGGACGGCAGTTTACCTGCCAAGCTCTTCCCCCACAACCCCTTCAGATGACTCGTGTGCCCCCTACCCTGCACCCGGTGCCAACTCTGAGGACCAGCCCCTGGACAG GCGTCCTAAGACCCGCTCGTTCGATAACCTACCCAGCGCTTGTGAAGTCGGAAACCCCTTGACTTCGAATCGGCGTTCCAGCGACCCCAGTTTAAATGAGAAATGGCAGGACCACCGCAGGTCTCTGGAACTCAAAATTGGGAATGGGCCTGATGGTGCTATATCTCCAGATCCAGAGGAGAGGGCCAATGTGCAAACAGGGGTGGGACTTATGGGAACATTGTCCAATGGTTGCAcagaggaaggggaggagcttGGAGATGTCAGGTTGCCAAAGATAGAGGGGGTTGACGAGGCGGAGCTGTCCTTGACAGTGGGTGTGGCTATGGGCCAGATGGAAAACATTCTCCAGGAAGCAACAAAGGAAGAGTCCTCACCAGATAACCGCAGAGACGCTAAAACAGACCTTACTAATGATACCTCTGCTCCAAATGACGAGAGTAGCAAAATTGCACATTCAGTAGAAGTCGAAAGCAACATCGTTAGCGGTAATATTGAGATGCGGCTAACTGTAAGTGCCCATGAGAGCAAAGCTGAAAACCTCAGAGACAGAAAGGTCAATGGACATTGTTCAGAAGATGGTAGTTCCGAAGAGTCCTCTGCTCTCAGCCAGGATACCTCTGGAAGCCAAGACTCTGAGGAACTAGCCATGGAAGCACTTGAGAAGAAGACCATACAAGAACTTAACCCCTCTCATAACATGCTTAATTTAACTTCCAATGGCCTCAGGACTCTCAGTAATGGCTATGGTGTTCAGAAACCACCAGGGCAGGGTCAGGAGTCTACCCCTTTCCCAGAGACAAGGTCTGAGTCTCTTGAGCAAGCCGAGAAACGCCTTTCTCTCTTGGAGAGCTCTACAGAGACGCTAACAGAGGACTTGGGTGTCCGACCCAAGAGTTCGGGACACTTGATTATTCCGCCACCTCTTAAAACCCTTGCCGAATCATCGTGCCTCAAACAGGGTCTAAAAGCTGACCCTCAAGGCACTCCCAGAACTTTAAACAACACCCCAAAACGGCCATCTCTCAGTGCCTTTCCACCCTCTACTGACCTCCTCCACCCAATATTTAATGGAGAGCCCGCAGAACCAGAGCCCACTACTCCGCAGTGGGCCCGCACAAATGGGGAACAGGCCACGCTTAGCCGACAGGTGTCACTGGCTAGTTGTGGCTCGCTGACTCTCCATGCACGGGGCAGCTGCTCCCACCATCGCTGCCTGCACTTGGGTTTTCTTGGCCGGCCGAGCTTCAGCCCTCCGGAGCCCCCCTCATCCCGTAGCCACCTGGATGACGACGGGTTGACCCTACACACTGACGCCGTGCAGCAGCGCCTGAGGCAGATCGAGGCAGGTCATCAGCTGGAGGTGGAAGCTTTGAAGAGGCAGGTACAGGAGCTCTGGAGTCGTCTGGAGAGCCAccagaccactgggatgttgcgACTCAATGGAGACATCAGAGATGAAGTG ACCTCAATCACAGACTCTGACTTCAACCTGGAGCCCAACAGTCTGTCGCGCTGCAGTACTGAACTGTTCTCGGAGGCCAGCTGGGAGCAGGTGGACAAACAGGACACTGAG GTGACCCGTTGGTACCCGGACCATCTGGCTGCCCAGTGCTACGGCTGTGAGAGAGGGTTCTGGCTGGCCACTAGAAAGCACCACTGCAG